The window GGTTCATATTTCCGGTAAGGGTAAATTTCAATTCTTTTACTGGAGCATCTTTAGGAAGTTCCGTATTGGAAGGAGATTGTAGCATTGCATAATTCAGCGTTTTGATTTCTCCCAAAGCATTTGCATTGTAACGGTTGGGATCATTTTCCATATTCATATTGTGTTGGCTATGGTCTTCTTTCTGCTTACTATCTCCGGTTATTTCGGGATACATTACCACATTCATATCCATTTGATTAAGGCTCATTTTCATACCCATATCATCTAAATCGCCGTTCATCTTCATCATATCATTCATCATTTTCATCCCCTCAAAATATTTAAGGCGAGGAAGCGGAGAAATAAGTTGTTTAATACCACTACCTACAAAATAGCTTGCCGATTGTGTTCTGTCTTCAGTAGTTGCTAAAAATTCATAGGCAATCCCATCTTCAGGAATCGTAACCACAATATCGTAGGTTTCTGATACTGCAATGATTAATCTATCAACTTCTACAGGTTCTACATCGTTTCCGTCGTTGGCTACTACGGTAATTTTACCTCCTGCATAGCGCAACCAAAAATAAGAGGATGCACCACCATTTGACACTCGTAATCTTACTTTATCTCCTGCTTTTAGCGTTTTGCCATCAACTTTTTTTAAATCTGTAGCGTTATTTCCGTTGATTAAAATTTTGTCATAATAAACATCGCTTACGTCCATTGCCAACATACGTTTCCATTCGTTGGTTACTTTTGTTTTGAAATGACCTTCTTTGATAGCTTCTGCGTAAGATTGTGTTGCATTTTTTTTAATAGCTGCCCAATCATTGGCATTATGCAACATACGGTTGATATTATCCGGGTTTATGTTTGTCCACTCACTTAAAATGATGGGTACGGTAGGCAAATCATCAATTCCCTCTCTATAAGTTTTATCATCCTCACGCTTTTTCATTACAAAACTGCCATACATACCAATCTGCTCCTGCAAACCTGAGTGGGAATGATACCAATGTGTTCCGTGCTGGATAATTGGAAAACGATAGGTATAAGTTGTGCCTGCCTTAATAGGTTTTTGTGTAAGCCACGGCACACCGTCTTCTTTGTTAGGCAGGAACACTCCGTGCCAATGGAGCGAGGTGCTTTCTTTTAATTGGTTATGGACTACTATTTCGGCTGTATCGCCTTCTGTGAAAGTTAGGGTTGGCATCGGTATTTGACCGTTTACGGCAATGGCTTTCTTTTCTTTACCTGCGTAGTTTACTAGTGTATCTGTGACGTATAATTCGTATCGAACTGTTTTTGGAGGTTTTGTATTTACAATTCTTTTTACGGTTTGATGCTTTTCTTTTGGCATAGACATATTGTTCATTTTGTCAACCTTTTTCGGCTGCTCTTTTGGAGGCATCTGCATTTCATCGTTCTTTTTGTTCGATGACTGCTTTACTGTTTTAGTCTTTTC of the Chryseobacterium capnotolerans genome contains:
- a CDS encoding multicopper oxidase domain-containing protein, with product MKKITLIIFILAMYTFAQAQDMKGMDMSKNEKVQQATYTCSMHPEIHAAKPGNCPKCGMKLIKEKTKTVKQSSNKKNDEMQMPPKEQPKKVDKMNNMSMPKEKHQTVKRIVNTKPPKTVRYELYVTDTLVNYAGKEKKAIAVNGQIPMPTLTFTEGDTAEIVVHNQLKESTSLHWHGVFLPNKEDGVPWLTQKPIKAGTTYTYRFPIIQHGTHWYHSHSGLQEQIGMYGSFVMKKREDDKTYREGIDDLPTVPIILSEWTNINPDNINRMLHNANDWAAIKKNATQSYAEAIKEGHFKTKVTNEWKRMLAMDVSDVYYDKILINGNNATDLKKVDGKTLKAGDKVRLRVSNGGASSYFWLRYAGGKITVVANDGNDVEPVEVDRLIIAVSETYDIVVTIPEDGIAYEFLATTEDRTQSASYFVGSGIKQLISPLPRLKYFEGMKMMNDMMKMNGDLDDMGMKMSLNQMDMNVVMYPEITGDSKQKEDHSQHNMNMENDPNRYNANALGEIKTLNYAMLQSPSNTELPKDAPVKELKFTLTGNMNRYVWSMDNKILSEVDKIPVKKGEILRITIHNNSMMRHPMHLHGFDFRVINGKGEKSPLKNVLDIMPMETDTIEFLANEEGDWFFHCHILYHMMSGMNRVFAVDDYQNPNLPDKKKAYNMLQRESNMPHFMAQNDFATNGNDGDAMLQKARWSLGTEWRLGYNDVHGYEVETHLGRYIGKMQWFMPFIGFDWRYRKMGMDEHETNLFGQKNEKDTRRAISLGFMYTLPMLVNFQAEVYHDGIVRLSLMREDIPITKRLRAGFMVNTDKEYMTELKYIINKNVGIRTHYDSDMGWGIGLSLNY